From a region of the Impatiens glandulifera chromosome 4, dImpGla2.1, whole genome shotgun sequence genome:
- the LOC124935048 gene encoding M protein, serotype 24-like, which translates to MVDPASTRSWGYAIPLGKIMLHYNINTGPGVLLSSSKIIRSRKFKERKSNRTASGSTGGRRKKVGAKKAAPVKEKSGSKKNKQSVESADPRSETHNEEDSASTSDRTASQNTEEDLFGKGKGPMDEEQSVSLENANTGADSLRVESWTKSTSKLARRPKYFLCASPPADQTINITDDRTEPPHTDLHASVQTGNSEPAVTEERVKTLIEEFVNDAVKPWKRKIKKAAVQAIKIAETTKDDLGEAVKRITSVETNYGDSDELYERHLRRTKELEAITPKMVIDLISVRKTIAEMERSQEIIGQRLTKVEEDLAQSVAQAGSTLDRVITLENKNATLEEQNTKLEADLKSVTEQVAELIEAKLVADKAIEEANAQAAKELQDALDEQNRTQKEAAWSDANFAEHIRRLTAKNPELAKTMAANQAEDANRLKVQQDTYTNFEKAHNKSQAAPSSSIPATRKRKATSNKAQMTGLLASVTETVVDPALQTEDDFEEDVQPQLRRHRVLDGVPIRTIGQ; encoded by the exons ATGGTGGATCCGGcttccacccggtcatggggatacgccatcccacttgggAAAATTATGCTCCActacaacatcaacaccggtcctggtgttcttctttcttcaagCAAAATTATAAGGTCCCGCAAATTCAAGGAAAGGAAGAGCAACAGGACGGCCTCCGGCTCTACGGGTGGCCGAAGGAAGAAGGTAGGTGCTAAGAAAGCAGCTCCGGTAAAAGAgaaatccggaagcaagaaaAACAAACAATCGGTCGAATCTGCTGATCCGCGGTCCGAAACGCACAATGAGGAAGACTCGGCCTCCACTTCTGACCGAACCGCTTCACAGAATACCGAAGAAGATCTATTCGGTAAAGGGAAGGGACCGATGGACGAGGAACAATCGGTCAGTCTTGAAAATGCCAATACTGGTGCAGACAGCCTTAGGGTAGAATCATGGACGAAATCCACCAGCAAGCTCGCGAGGCGGCCGAAGTATTTCCTCTGTG CTTCTCCTCCAGCGGATCAGACGATCAACATAACCGACGATAGGACAGAGCCCCCTCACACCGACCTACACGCATCTGTTCAAACCGGGAATTCAGAACCGGCCGTAACAGAAGAGAGGGTCAAGACTCTCattgaagaatttgtcaacGACGCGGTTAAGCCCTGGAAGAGGAAAATTAAGAAAGCCGCGGTTCAAGCAATCAAGATAGCCGAGACAACAAAGGATGATCTTGGCGAGGCGGTCAAGCGGATCACGTCAGTTGAAACAAACTACGGTGATTCAGATGAACTGTACGAGAGGCACCTTCGGCGAACTAAGGAGTTGGAGGCTATAACTCCGAAGATGGTGATCGACCTCATCTCAGTCAGAAAAACAATAGCCGAGATGGAACGGTCTCAGGAAATAATCGGTCAAAGATTGACTAAGGTCGAGGAAGACCTAGCGCAATCAGTTGCCCAGGCCGGCTCGACACTTGACAGGGTAATAACTCTTGAAAACAAGAATGCGACCCTTGAGGAACAGAACACAAAGCTTGAGGCCGATCTCAAgtcggtcaccgaacaggtggcaGAGTTAATAGAGGCCAAGCTGGTTGCCGATAAAGCGATTGAGGAGGCGAACGCTCAGGCGGCTAAGGAACTTCAGGATGCGTTGGATGAGCAGAACCGGACACAGAAGGAGGCAGCATGGTCTGATGCGAACTTCGCCGAACATATACGAAGATTAACGGCCAAAAATCCGGAACTCGCTAAAACCATGGCGGCCAATCAAGCCGAAGATGCTAACCGGTTAAAGGTTCAACAAGACACATACACAAATTTCGAAAAGGCTCACAACAAGTCCCAGGCGGCTCCTTCCTCTTCCATTCCGGCCACACGTAAAAGAAAAGCGACTTCGAATAAGGCGCAAATGACCGGACTATTGGCCAGTGTCACTGAAACAGTTGTTGATCCGGCTTTGCAAACCGAGGATGATTTCGAAGAAGATGTTCAGCCGCAACTCAGAAGACACCGAGTTTTAGATGGGGTTCCAATCAGAACGATCGGTCAATAG